A stretch of Pogona vitticeps strain Pit_001003342236 chromosome 5, PviZW2.1, whole genome shotgun sequence DNA encodes these proteins:
- the LSM6 gene encoding U6 snRNA-associated Sm-like protein LSm6: MSLRKQTPSDFLKQIIGRPVVVKLNSGVDYRGVLACLDGYMNIALEQTEEYVNGQLKNKYGDAFIRGNNVLYISTQKRRM; this comes from the exons ATGAGTCTACGGAAACAAACCCCAAGTGATTTCTTGAAACAAATCATAGGAAGGCCAGTCGTTGTAAAATTAAATTCTGGAGTTGATTATCGAG gtGTGCTGGCGTGCTTGGATGGTTACATGAATATAGCTCTAGAACAGACAGAGGAATATGTAAATGGACAATTGAAGAATAAATATGGAGATGCTTTCATCAGAGGAAACAATG TTTTGTATATAAGCACACAGAAGAGGAGAATGTGA